A region of Ovis canadensis isolate MfBH-ARS-UI-01 breed Bighorn chromosome 19, ARS-UI_OviCan_v2, whole genome shotgun sequence DNA encodes the following proteins:
- the TRIM71 gene encoding E3 ubiquitin-protein ligase TRIM71, with amino-acid sequence MSSGSLVSIPTLAFRVLHLYCDTCSVPICRECTVGRHGGHSFVYLQEALQDSRALTIQLLADAQQGRQAIQLSIEQAQTVAEQVEMKAKVVQSEVKAVTARHKKALEERECELLWKVEKIRQVKAKSLYLQVEKLRQNLNKLESTISAVQQVLEEGRALDILLARDRMLAQAQELKAVRSLLQPQEDDRVMFTPPDQALYLAIKSFGFVSSGAFAPLTKATGDGLQRALQGKVASFTVTGFDHDGEPRLSGGDLMSAVVLGPDGSLFGAEVSDQQNGTYVVSYRPQLEGEHLVSVTLCNQHIENSPFKVLVKSGRSYVGIGLPGLSFGSEGDSDGKLCRPWGVSVDKEGYIVVADRSNNRIQVFKPCGTFHHKFGTLGSRPGQFDRPAGVACDAARRIVVADKDNHRIQVFTFEGQFLLKFGEKGTKNGQFNYPWDVAVNSEGKILVSDTRNHRVQLFGPDGVFLNKYGFEGALWKHFDSPRGVAFNHEGHLVVTDFNNHRLLVIHPDCQSARFLGSEGTGNGQFLRPQGVAVDQEGRIIVADSRNHRVQMFEPNGSFLCKFGAQGSGFGQMDRPSGIAVTPDGMIVVVDFGNNRILVF; translated from the exons ATGTCGTCCGGCTCACTGGTGTCCATCCCCACACTGGCCTTCCGT GTGCTGCACCTGTACTGCGACACGTGCTCCGTGCCCATTTGCCGCGAGTGCACGGTGGGCCGGCACGGTGGCCACAGCTTCGTCTACCTCCAGGAGGCGCTGCAGGACTCGCGGGCCCTCACCATCCAGCTGCTGGCCGACGCCCAGCAAGGCCGCCAGGCCATCCAG CTGAGCATCGAGCAGGCGCAGACGGTGGCAGAGCAAGTGGAGATGAAGGCAAAGGTGGTACAGTCGGAGGTCAAAGCTGTGACTGCAAGACACAAGAAGGCGCTGGAGGAGCGGGAGTGTGAGCTGCTCTGGAAG GTAGAGAAGATCCGCCAGGTGAAGGCCAAGTCACTGTACCTGCAGGTGGAGAAGCTGCGGCAGAACCTGAACAAGCTGGAGAGCACCATCAGCGCCGTCCAGcaggtcctggaggagggccGGGCGCTGGACATCCTGCTGGCCCGGGACCGCATGCTGGCCCAGGCACAGGAGCTCAAGGCCGTGCGCAGCCTCCTGCAGCCCCAGGAGGACGACCGGGTCATGTTCACACCCCCCGACCAGGCCCTGTATCTCGCCATCAAGTCCTTTGGCTTCGTCAGCAGTGGGGCCTTCGCGCCACTCACCAAGGCCACGGGCGACGGCCTCCAGCGGGCCCTGCAGGGAAAGGTGGCCTCCTTCACCGTCACCGGCTTCGACCACGACGGGGAGCCACGGCTGTCGGGCGGTGACCTCATGTCGGCCGTGGTCCTGGGCCCCGACGGCAGCCTGTTTGGCGCGGAGGTGAGCGACCAGCAGAACGGGACGTACGTGGTGAGCTACCGGCCGCAGCTGGAGGGGGAGCACCTGGTGTCCGTCACCCTCTGCAACCAGCACATCGAGAACAGCCCCTTCAAGGTGCTGGTCAAGTCTGGCCGCAGCTACGTGGGCATTGGGCTGCCCGGCCTGAGCTTCGGCAGCGAGGGCGACAGCGACGGCAAGCTCTGCCGCCCGTGGGGCGTGAGCGTGGACAAGGAGGGCTACATCGTGGTGGCTGACCGCAGCAACAACCGCATCCAGGTGTTCAAGCCGTGCGGCACCTTCCACCACAAGTTCGGCACCCTGGGCTCCCGGCCGGGGCAGTTTGACCGGCCTGCTGGGGTGGCGTGCGATGCCGCCCGCAGGATCGTGGTGGCCGACAAGGACAATCATCGCATCCAGGTCTTCACCTTCGAGGGCCAGTTCCTCCTCAAGTTCGGGGAGAAGGGCACCAAGAACGGGCAGTTCAACTACCCCTGGGACGTGGCGGTGAATTCCGAGGGCAAGATCTTGGTCTCAGACACGCGGAACCACCGCGTCCAGCTGTTCGGGCCTGACGGGGTCTTCCTGAATAAGTACGGCTTCGAGGGGGCTCTCTGGAAACACTTTGACTCCCCGCGGGGTGTGGCTTTCAACCACGAGGGCCACTTGGTGGTCACCGACTTCAACAACCACCGGCTCCTGGTCATCCACCCGGACTGCCAGTCGGCCCGCTTCCTGGGCTCCGAGGGCACGGGCAACGGGCAGTTCCTGCGGCCGCAGGGCGTGGCTGTGGACCAGGAGGGGCGCATCATCGTGGCCGACTCCAGGAACCACCGGGTGCAGATGTTCGAGCCCAACGGCAGCTTCCTGTGCAAGTTCGGCGCCCAGGGCAGTGGCTTCGGGCAGATGGACCGGCCCTCCGGCATAGCAGTCACGCCGGACGGGATGATCGTCGTGGTGGACTTCGGCAACAATCGAATCCTCGTCTTCTAA